Proteins from one Microbacterium faecale genomic window:
- a CDS encoding IclR family transcriptional regulator — protein MDDRASEGMLERSMRILACFDEDHDALTAVEIGARTGLSSSTLHRILAQMIDLGMMVRVGGRRYAIGSRLWELGELSPLALRLREPALPHMVRLYEATGENVHLAVLDGEGPRAASALYVGKVTGHQSIPLVSRMGGRHLPHAVGVGKAMLAAHSDDWVREYCSVPLVRETTRTITDPEQLLADIRVTRARGYALAREEMTLGNISIAAPLGSVPGLPIAAIGVVVHIERADERRLAALVRQAAHELTRELVDSH, from the coding sequence ATGGACGACCGTGCCAGCGAGGGGATGCTCGAGCGGAGTATGCGGATCCTGGCGTGCTTCGACGAAGACCACGACGCGCTCACTGCGGTCGAGATCGGCGCGCGGACGGGGCTGTCGTCGTCGACGCTCCACCGGATCCTCGCCCAGATGATCGACCTCGGCATGATGGTGCGCGTCGGGGGACGCCGGTACGCGATCGGGTCGCGCCTGTGGGAACTCGGCGAGCTGTCGCCGCTCGCGCTGCGCCTGCGCGAGCCCGCGCTGCCGCACATGGTGCGGCTGTACGAGGCCACGGGTGAGAACGTCCACCTCGCCGTCCTCGACGGGGAGGGGCCGCGTGCGGCGTCGGCGCTCTACGTGGGCAAGGTCACGGGCCACCAGTCGATCCCGCTGGTCAGCCGCATGGGTGGGCGACACCTGCCCCACGCGGTCGGCGTCGGCAAGGCGATGCTGGCGGCGCACAGCGATGACTGGGTCCGCGAGTACTGCTCCGTTCCGCTGGTGCGCGAGACGACGCGCACGATCACGGATCCGGAGCAGCTGCTCGCCGACATCAGGGTCACGCGCGCCCGCGGCTACGCCCTCGCACGTGAGGAGATGACGCTCGGCAACATCTCCATCGCGGCGCCCCTCGGATCCGTGCCGGGACTGCCGATTGCGGCGATCGGCGTCGTGGTGCACATCGAGCGCGCTGACGAGCGGCGCCTCGCGGCCCTCGTTCGCCAGGCCGCGCACGAACTGACGAGGGAGCTCGTAGACTCCCACTGA
- the pcaH gene encoding protocatechuate 3,4-dioxygenase subunit beta, translating into MTDTPGAAAPESLLAAPDQVTQSEITQEIQDLHASYAERVAAGESLPKTMRDFPPYRSSILRHPTKDPRLVDPETIELFSPAFGQRDVAAIESDLTLQHTGEPQGERMTIEGYVKDSWGRPVASQLVEIWQANAAGRYIHQRDQHPAPLDPNFTGAGRVVTDANGYYKFTTIKPGPYPWKNHVNAWRPAHIHFSIFGSAFTQRIVTQSYFPGDPLFALDPIYNTIREQADRDRLIAAYDHDLTVPEFSMGYRWDIVVDGPDATWTESEEGDH; encoded by the coding sequence ATGACAGACACCCCAGGGGCCGCCGCACCTGAATCGCTGCTCGCCGCGCCGGATCAGGTCACGCAGTCCGAGATCACCCAGGAGATCCAGGATCTCCACGCGAGCTACGCCGAGCGCGTGGCGGCGGGCGAGAGCCTTCCGAAGACGATGCGGGACTTCCCGCCGTACCGGTCGAGCATCCTGCGTCACCCGACCAAGGACCCCCGACTCGTCGACCCCGAGACGATCGAGCTGTTCAGCCCCGCCTTCGGGCAGCGCGACGTCGCCGCGATCGAGAGCGACCTCACGCTGCAGCACACCGGCGAGCCGCAGGGCGAGCGGATGACGATCGAGGGCTACGTGAAGGACAGTTGGGGGCGCCCCGTCGCCTCCCAGCTCGTCGAGATCTGGCAGGCCAACGCCGCGGGGCGCTACATCCACCAGCGCGACCAGCACCCGGCGCCGCTGGACCCGAACTTCACGGGAGCTGGCCGCGTCGTCACCGACGCGAACGGGTACTACAAGTTCACGACGATCAAGCCCGGCCCGTACCCGTGGAAGAACCACGTCAACGCGTGGCGCCCCGCGCACATCCACTTCTCGATCTTCGGGTCGGCCTTCACGCAGCGCATCGTGACGCAGTCGTACTTCCCCGGAGATCCGCTGTTCGCCCTCGACCCGATCTACAACACGATCCGCGAACAGGCAGATCGAGACCGACTGATCGCGGCGTACGATCATGACCTGACGGTGCCGGAGTTCTCGATGGGCTACCGGTGGGACATCGTGGTCGACGGGCCCGATGCCACGTGGACCGAATCTGAGGAGGGGGACCACTGA
- the pcaG gene encoding protocatechuate 3,4-dioxygenase subunit alpha, with the protein MAEKTLEPTAGQTVGPFFKFGVEFDDMHEVAFPHSPGAIVLGGTLTDGDGNAIPDSVIEIFSADTDGAVPTARGTLARDGHSFTGFGRTFTNDEGQYEFWTRNPGATDDGKPPFFAAIVYARGLPDKLHTRIYLPEAVEAGQTDALLSSLSDDERATLVATRTADGYLRHDMRLQGENETVFIAY; encoded by the coding sequence ATGGCCGAGAAGACCCTGGAGCCCACGGCGGGCCAGACAGTTGGGCCGTTCTTCAAGTTCGGCGTCGAGTTCGACGACATGCACGAGGTGGCCTTCCCGCACAGCCCGGGCGCGATCGTCCTCGGCGGCACCCTCACAGACGGCGACGGCAACGCGATCCCCGACTCGGTGATCGAGATCTTCAGTGCTGACACGGACGGGGCCGTGCCCACCGCACGCGGCACCCTCGCGCGCGACGGCCACTCGTTCACCGGCTTCGGACGCACGTTCACGAACGACGAGGGCCAGTACGAGTTCTGGACGAGGAACCCGGGCGCGACCGACGACGGGAAGCCGCCGTTCTTCGCCGCGATCGTCTACGCGCGCGGTCTGCCGGACAAGCTGCACACCCGCATCTACCTCCCCGAAGCCGTCGAAGCGGGGCAGACGGACGCGCTCCTGTCGTCGCTCAGCGACGACGAACGCGCAACGCTCGTCGCCACGCGCACCGCAGACGGCTACCTGCGTCACGACATGCGCCTGCAGGGCGAGAACGAGACCGTGTTCATTGCCTACTGA
- a CDS encoding lyase family protein, with translation MSDGALLAALVDAEVALTRALVERGIAPATADPSALREVEIDPAALARDAVAGGNPVIPLVKALRAGAPESLRDWIHTGATSQDILDTALMVVARDAGYAVLKDLVRVNEALAAFAAAHRGTVAAARTLTQHAVPTTIGLRAANWRRGLARAIDRLDDALAQLPAQLGGAAGTMAALAERVRARGSTDDSAERRQETADGADSDGLSRERPDAPVLVQEVRRAYAAAIGLQHTDTPWHTQRWPITELGDALTQAIDALGKIATDVATASRTEIGELSEPTGGGSSAMPQKQNPTRSVMVRSAALRAPQLNATLHLASALAADERPDGAWHAEWPTLRELLRLALGSASHAADLTEGLRVDRDAVDRTLAATGGLIVSERLAVALGRERAAEVVARVADGVPIADLVAPELLDPEDYIGLSGPFTDPE, from the coding sequence GTGTCGGACGGTGCCCTTCTCGCCGCGCTCGTCGACGCCGAGGTCGCCCTGACTCGCGCCCTCGTCGAGCGCGGTATCGCCCCCGCCACCGCGGATCCGTCCGCCTTGCGTGAGGTCGAAATCGACCCGGCCGCGCTCGCGCGCGATGCCGTCGCGGGCGGCAACCCCGTGATCCCCCTCGTGAAGGCCCTGCGCGCAGGCGCCCCGGAGTCGCTGCGGGACTGGATCCACACCGGCGCGACGAGCCAGGACATCCTCGACACCGCGCTCATGGTCGTCGCTCGCGATGCCGGGTACGCCGTGCTGAAGGACCTCGTCCGCGTGAACGAGGCGCTCGCCGCGTTCGCCGCTGCCCACCGGGGCACCGTCGCCGCCGCGCGCACGCTCACGCAGCATGCGGTGCCGACGACGATCGGGCTGCGCGCAGCGAACTGGCGTCGCGGCCTCGCCCGTGCGATCGACCGGCTGGACGACGCTCTCGCCCAGCTTCCGGCTCAGCTCGGCGGCGCGGCGGGGACCATGGCGGCCCTCGCGGAGCGCGTGCGCGCGCGCGGCTCCACGGACGATTCTGCAGAACGACGGCAGGAAACCGCGGACGGCGCCGACTCCGACGGACTGTCCCGCGAGCGACCGGACGCTCCCGTACTCGTGCAGGAGGTCCGCCGGGCGTACGCCGCAGCGATCGGCCTGCAGCACACCGACACGCCGTGGCACACGCAGCGCTGGCCGATCACCGAGCTGGGCGACGCCCTGACGCAGGCGATCGATGCGCTCGGCAAGATCGCGACCGACGTGGCGACCGCGTCGCGCACCGAGATCGGCGAGCTCTCCGAGCCCACGGGCGGCGGATCCAGCGCGATGCCCCAGAAGCAGAACCCGACCCGCAGCGTGATGGTCCGCTCGGCCGCGCTTCGCGCGCCGCAGCTGAACGCCACCCTCCATCTCGCGTCAGCGCTCGCCGCGGACGAGCGCCCCGATGGCGCGTGGCACGCGGAGTGGCCGACGCTGCGCGAGTTGCTGCGCCTCGCGCTCGGCAGCGCGTCGCACGCCGCCGACCTCACCGAGGGCTTGCGCGTCGACCGCGACGCCGTGGACCGCACCCTCGCCGCGACCGGCGGGCTCATCGTCTCCGAGCGACTGGCCGTTGCGCTCGGCCGCGAACGCGCGGCAGAGGTGGTCGCCCGCGTCGCCGACGGCGTGCCGATCGCCGACCTCGTCGCCCCGGAGTTGTTGGATCCGGAAGACTACATCGGTCTCTCAGGCCCGTTCACCGATCCCGAATGA
- a CDS encoding alpha/beta fold hydrolase codes for MARPDLAVTEPIGAEGAPLIVLGPSLGTASAVLWEDVVPILAQRFRVVTWDLPGHGASKPPTGPFTVEDLADAVADAVRSLGEPVFAAGVSLGGAVTQALAIRHGDLLRAVAVVCSGPNFAAGAEAWLERAATVRAQGTPVLISASAGRWFAPGSIAARPDITGRLLHTLSDADDEGYAACCEALAEFDVRDQLGSVTRPMLVMYGSDDTATPKADSEAIAAAVPDARLVGIDDAAHLAPAEKPVEVATELVTFFEGSSR; via the coding sequence GTGGCACGTCCGGATCTCGCCGTCACTGAGCCCATCGGCGCCGAGGGCGCGCCCCTCATCGTCCTCGGACCCTCGCTCGGCACCGCGAGCGCGGTGCTCTGGGAGGACGTCGTGCCGATCCTGGCCCAGCGCTTCCGCGTCGTGACCTGGGACCTGCCCGGCCATGGCGCCTCGAAGCCGCCGACCGGGCCGTTCACGGTCGAGGACCTCGCCGATGCCGTGGCGGACGCCGTGCGTTCCCTCGGCGAGCCCGTCTTCGCGGCCGGCGTCTCGCTCGGCGGCGCCGTCACCCAGGCGCTCGCCATTCGTCACGGCGATCTCCTGCGCGCGGTCGCCGTCGTCTGCAGCGGTCCCAACTTCGCCGCCGGGGCCGAGGCCTGGCTCGAGCGCGCGGCCACGGTGCGCGCGCAGGGCACGCCCGTGCTGATCAGCGCGTCCGCGGGCCGCTGGTTCGCTCCGGGATCCATCGCCGCGCGCCCCGACATCACGGGCCGACTGCTGCACACGCTGTCCGACGCCGACGACGAGGGGTACGCCGCGTGTTGTGAGGCGCTCGCGGAGTTCGACGTGCGCGACCAGCTCGGATCCGTCACCCGGCCGATGCTGGTGATGTACGGATCCGACGACACCGCGACGCCGAAGGCAGACTCCGAGGCGATCGCCGCGGCCGTGCCTGACGCGCGCCTTGTCGGGATCGACGACGCGGCGCACCTCGCGCCCGCAGAGAAGCCGGTCGAGGTCGCGACCGAGCTGGTGACGTTCTTCGAAGGGAGCAGCCGATGA
- the pcaC gene encoding 4-carboxymuconolactone decarboxylase — translation MSRPMGEGITDAERYDNGMVVRREVLSDEHVDRATANQTPLTEEFQDFISRYAWGEIWTRPGLERRMRSAVVITALIAHGHNEELAMHLRAALRNGLTVDEVKEIILQSAIYCGVPSANTAFRIAQEVYGE, via the coding sequence ATGAGCCGTCCGATGGGTGAGGGAATCACCGATGCCGAGCGCTATGACAACGGCATGGTCGTGCGCCGTGAGGTGCTGAGCGACGAGCACGTCGACCGTGCCACCGCGAACCAGACGCCGCTGACGGAGGAGTTCCAGGACTTCATCTCGCGCTATGCGTGGGGCGAGATCTGGACGCGCCCCGGCCTGGAGCGACGCATGCGGTCCGCGGTCGTCATCACGGCCCTCATCGCCCACGGTCACAACGAGGAGCTGGCGATGCATCTCCGCGCGGCGCTGCGCAACGGCCTCACGGTGGACGAGGTCAAGGAGATTATCCTGCAGTCCGCGATCTACTGCGGAGTCCCATCCGCCAACACCGCGTTCCGCATCGCGCAGGAGGTCTACGGCGAGTAG
- a CDS encoding GNAT family N-acetyltransferase, which yields MREIRELDTVELILEAQGVLDAIRGPERVVDAGTLRALQQSGNYAVGFFDEGRMVGASVAFFGEPSSRSMHSHITALLPEFRGRGWGRELKEHQRQWALSRGVGNVTWTFDPLIARNAHFFLTVLGAKVTGYAVNQYGIFGGGDAGDESDRLDVKWALADIAKHPQNGDVVETLSIPRDVEQMRREDPAEAHSWRMKLRREMAVLTNRGLKIGGFEADRGYMFVAK from the coding sequence ATGCGCGAGATTCGTGAGCTGGACACTGTCGAACTGATTCTCGAGGCGCAGGGGGTGCTCGACGCGATCCGTGGACCCGAGCGGGTTGTGGACGCCGGCACGCTGCGCGCTCTGCAGCAGTCGGGCAACTACGCCGTCGGGTTCTTCGACGAGGGCCGCATGGTCGGCGCCTCGGTGGCGTTCTTCGGCGAGCCCTCGAGCCGATCGATGCACTCGCACATCACTGCGCTGCTGCCGGAGTTCCGTGGCCGCGGCTGGGGCCGCGAACTTAAGGAGCACCAGCGTCAGTGGGCGCTCTCACGCGGCGTCGGCAACGTGACGTGGACATTCGATCCGCTCATCGCCCGCAACGCCCACTTCTTCCTCACGGTGCTGGGCGCGAAGGTCACGGGCTACGCCGTGAACCAGTACGGAATCTTCGGCGGCGGTGACGCGGGCGACGAGAGCGACCGCCTCGACGTCAAGTGGGCGCTCGCCGACATCGCGAAGCATCCGCAGAACGGCGACGTCGTCGAGACGCTCTCGATTCCGCGCGATGTCGAGCAGATGCGTCGCGAGGATCCCGCCGAGGCCCATTCGTGGCGCATGAAGTTGCGACGCGAGATGGCGGTGCTCACGAACCGCGGGCTCAAGATCGGCGGCTTCGAGGCCGACCGCGGCTACATGTTCGTCGCGAAGTAG